A single window of Kitasatospora sp. HUAS MG31 DNA harbors:
- a CDS encoding acyl-CoA dehydrogenase family protein, producing MLTNSVLSAEMTDGHHDLRARAAEYFTPEWLDKWRTAPDGRLRRETWRELAASGFMGVSLPRELGGQGLGLLGALVLGEALAGVRDGGIALAMHVQNEIAADWLVSARDPALRDRYLPGLLAGDLVACQCDTDPSAEEPATATTEGEEIVLTGRKKFVINGATADLCFVSAVLDGAPAILAVEKSTPGVRVTEVYDKFGTRSVDSAQVEFDRVRLPADRVVSRSGVSQLMRWNRVMSRMRLLIAADAFLTHRALLEHITGYVRGRNLGGRPLGAWPVNSHALARARAHQELMEAGIADAYRRVTAGGSTVPEIAELKWFCVEKANELAVLCTDLEGGAGYMWDSVSLRAHAQLRGFRMSGGSQTTMLTIANHSMACRAELELTPADAGRGRGRG from the coding sequence ATGTTGACCAACAGCGTCCTGTCCGCGGAGATGACGGACGGTCACCACGACCTGCGTGCCCGGGCGGCGGAGTACTTCACCCCCGAGTGGCTCGACAAGTGGCGCACCGCGCCCGACGGCCGGCTGCGCCGGGAGACCTGGCGGGAGCTGGCGGCGAGCGGGTTCATGGGCGTGTCGCTGCCCCGCGAGCTCGGTGGCCAGGGGCTGGGCCTGCTCGGCGCCCTGGTGCTCGGGGAGGCGCTGGCCGGCGTCCGGGACGGCGGGATCGCCCTCGCCATGCACGTCCAGAACGAGATCGCCGCCGACTGGCTGGTCTCGGCCAGGGACCCGGCCCTGCGGGACCGCTACCTGCCGGGTCTGCTGGCCGGTGACCTGGTGGCCTGCCAGTGCGACACCGACCCGTCCGCCGAGGAGCCCGCCACCGCGACCACCGAGGGCGAGGAGATCGTCCTCACCGGCCGCAAGAAGTTCGTGATCAACGGCGCCACCGCCGACCTGTGCTTCGTCAGCGCGGTGCTCGACGGCGCGCCCGCGATCCTCGCGGTGGAGAAGTCCACCCCGGGGGTGCGGGTGACCGAGGTGTACGACAAGTTCGGCACCCGGAGCGTCGATTCGGCCCAGGTCGAGTTCGACCGGGTCCGGCTCCCGGCCGACCGGGTGGTGTCGCGCAGCGGGGTGAGCCAGCTGATGCGCTGGAACCGGGTGATGTCCCGGATGCGCCTGCTGATCGCCGCCGACGCCTTCCTCACCCACCGGGCGCTGCTGGAGCACATCACCGGGTACGTGCGCGGCCGGAACCTCGGCGGCCGGCCGCTGGGCGCCTGGCCGGTCAACTCCCACGCGCTGGCCCGGGCCCGCGCCCACCAGGAGCTGATGGAGGCGGGCATCGCCGACGCCTACCGGCGGGTGACCGCCGGCGGCAGCACCGTGCCCGAGATCGCCGAGCTCAAGTGGTTCTGCGTGGAGAAGGCCAACGAGCTGGCCGTGCTCTGCACCGACCTGGAGGGCGGCGCCGGCTACATGTGGGACAGCGTCTCGCTGCGGGCCCACGCCCAGCTGCGCGGGTTCCGGATGTCGGGCGGCAGCCAGACCACCATGCTGACCATCGCCAACCACAGCATGGCCTGCCGGGCGGAGCTGGAGCTCACCCCGGCGGACGCCGGTCGGGGGCGGGGCCGTGGCTGA
- a CDS encoding nitroreductase family protein, whose amino-acid sequence MGVEELTNPLLAGFWNETRLRSDLVPVPRSAEPPDPGMNPIWMRIAEVLGLGYGERSGSVITKGKTLMRARTTPSAGALYPFEVLVAFRGQGDYLLYHYDAAGCSLRRLAALDPAEVAGLLSPGPGAGPDPLSPGTDGAEGLPDALVAVVARPWLAMRKYGRRGYLYTHLDGAHAATNIALAGADAGLTPVVRLRFDRRALSRVFGLDDLCREPQALVTLTAPAPGTPATGGAPAGSAGRPVNPFAVPIWRHEDGPGLEAPDAPEREAWGLVSPVSTYHQPRPLPLRFGTTASVRPGGTGRSGAPVALAGRDAGPGTSGPAGGPTENFGAVVLGRQSAKGFLAKPLDAGALGRTLAAARGRVAVDCADGPPAGLRLLVRHVDGVPPGAYEYDPEGHRLLPVGGDGGTEEAVVAACMNQGVAADCALLLALHAPVRQLLGERGQQGLAELHFHAASTAQRLCLGAAAEDIGITCLGGFDAGRIAELALLEPEEEVIYVLASGVADENAVKWDRAPIAYSHGYGPGQPGT is encoded by the coding sequence ATGGGTGTCGAAGAGTTGACCAATCCGCTGCTGGCCGGTTTCTGGAACGAGACGCGACTGCGGTCGGACCTGGTACCGGTCCCCCGGTCGGCCGAGCCGCCGGACCCGGGCATGAACCCGATCTGGATGCGGATCGCCGAGGTCCTCGGACTCGGGTACGGCGAGCGCTCCGGTTCCGTGATCACCAAGGGCAAGACCCTGATGCGGGCGCGGACCACCCCGTCCGCCGGCGCGCTCTACCCCTTCGAGGTGCTGGTGGCCTTCCGGGGCCAGGGCGACTACCTCCTCTACCACTACGACGCCGCCGGCTGCAGCCTCCGCCGGCTGGCCGCCCTCGACCCCGCCGAGGTCGCCGGCCTGCTGTCCCCCGGCCCGGGCGCCGGCCCCGACCCGCTGTCCCCCGGCACCGACGGCGCCGAGGGTCTGCCCGACGCACTGGTGGCCGTGGTGGCCCGCCCCTGGCTCGCCATGCGCAAGTACGGGCGGCGCGGCTACCTCTACACGCACCTGGACGGCGCGCACGCCGCCACCAACATCGCGCTGGCCGGCGCCGACGCGGGCTTGACCCCGGTCGTCCGGCTGCGCTTCGACCGCCGGGCGCTGTCCCGGGTGTTCGGGCTGGACGACCTCTGCCGCGAACCCCAGGCCCTGGTCACCCTCACCGCCCCCGCCCCGGGCACCCCGGCGACGGGCGGCGCCCCGGCCGGGTCCGCCGGGCGGCCGGTCAATCCGTTCGCGGTGCCGATCTGGCGGCACGAGGACGGACCGGGTCTGGAAGCGCCGGACGCCCCGGAGCGGGAGGCCTGGGGCCTGGTCAGCCCGGTCAGCACGTACCACCAGCCCCGGCCGCTGCCGCTGCGGTTCGGCACCACGGCCTCGGTCCGCCCGGGCGGCACCGGCCGCAGCGGGGCGCCGGTCGCCCTGGCCGGCCGCGACGCGGGCCCCGGGACCTCGGGCCCCGCGGGCGGCCCCACCGAGAACTTCGGCGCGGTGGTGCTCGGCCGGCAGTCCGCCAAGGGCTTCCTCGCCAAGCCGCTGGACGCCGGGGCACTCGGCCGGACCCTGGCGGCCGCCCGCGGCCGGGTGGCCGTGGACTGCGCGGACGGACCGCCGGCCGGCCTGCGGCTGCTGGTCCGCCACGTCGACGGGGTGCCCCCGGGCGCGTACGAGTACGACCCCGAGGGCCACCGGCTGCTGCCGGTCGGCGGCGACGGCGGGACGGAGGAGGCGGTGGTGGCGGCCTGTATGAACCAGGGCGTCGCGGCGGACTGCGCCCTGCTGCTGGCGCTGCACGCCCCGGTGCGCCAACTCCTCGGCGAGCGCGGCCAGCAGGGCCTGGCCGAGCTCCACTTCCACGCGGCGAGCACCGCCCAGCGGCTCTGCCTCGGCGCGGCCGCCGAGGACATCGGCATCACCTGCCTCGGCGGCTTCGACGCCGGGCGGATCGCCGAACTGGCCCTGCTGGAGCCCGAGGAGGAGGTCATCTACGTCCTCGCCTCCGGCGTCGCCGACGAGAACGCCGTGAAGTGGGACCGGGCGCCGATCGCCTACAGCCACGGATACGGCCCCGGCCAGCCGGGCACCTGA
- a CDS encoding helix-turn-helix transcriptional regulator: protein MSRILDSARRAIGELAATVGDLDHELAAFHSEVMPAHLDRLDGRGVEVFRGAEDVRVLMEDAVAMVTGEILSMHPGTPLAAPLLAAGRQRDKEVLGRGVAMRTIHSESMLRVPRGRAHLKALREAGAEIRTAPTLPYRLIVLDSRLAFVPALGGGEGEGSPEGGSEPAVVVVRNPDLVGLFEQTFEFCWQGARPGETAQPTLPGRPTTRQYEVLRLMRLGYKDEAIAREIGVSSRTMRRIVAELFEQLDATSRFSAGMAAQARGWLSAPPAGDDRP from the coding sequence ATGAGCAGGATCCTCGACTCGGCACGCCGCGCGATCGGCGAGCTCGCCGCCACCGTGGGCGACCTCGACCACGAACTGGCCGCGTTCCACAGCGAGGTGATGCCCGCTCACCTCGACCGGCTGGACGGCCGGGGCGTGGAGGTCTTCCGCGGCGCGGAGGACGTCCGGGTGCTGATGGAGGACGCCGTCGCGATGGTCACCGGCGAGATCCTCAGCATGCACCCCGGCACCCCGCTGGCCGCCCCGCTGCTGGCGGCCGGCCGGCAGCGGGACAAGGAGGTGCTGGGCCGGGGCGTGGCCATGCGGACCATCCACAGCGAGTCCATGCTCCGGGTGCCGCGCGGCCGGGCCCACCTCAAGGCGCTGCGCGAGGCCGGCGCCGAGATCCGGACCGCGCCCACCCTGCCCTACCGGCTGATCGTGCTCGACTCCCGGCTGGCCTTCGTCCCCGCGCTCGGCGGGGGGGAGGGCGAGGGGAGCCCGGAGGGCGGCAGCGAGCCGGCCGTGGTGGTGGTGCGCAACCCCGACCTGGTCGGCCTCTTCGAGCAGACCTTCGAGTTCTGCTGGCAGGGCGCCCGGCCCGGCGAGACCGCCCAGCCCACTCTCCCCGGCCGGCCGACCACCCGCCAGTACGAGGTGCTGCGGCTGATGCGGCTCGGATACAAGGACGAGGCCATCGCCCGGGAGATCGGGGTCTCCTCGCGCACCATGCGGCGGATCGTCGCGGAGCTCTTCGAACAGCTCGACGCGACCAGCCGGTTCAGCGCCGGCATGGCCGCCCAGGCCCGCGGGTGGCTCTCCGCACCGCCCGCGGGCGACGACCGCCCCTGA
- a CDS encoding YbaK/EbsC family protein, which translates to MSDQVHPPFGNFPAVRVALDACDDLAAPVADALKNWDATEAARSVLYVDTDPEKADTAVFCEAYEAPLELSANCVVVAAKRGGEVTLAACLVLATTRLDVNNAVRKHLGARKASFAPMDTAVEETGMEYGGITAIGLPAGWPLLIDEAVAAAPHVLIGSGRRRGKLILPGWALAQLPGAEVLPGLAG; encoded by the coding sequence ATGAGCGACCAGGTGCACCCTCCCTTCGGGAACTTCCCCGCCGTCCGCGTGGCGCTGGACGCCTGCGACGACCTCGCCGCGCCCGTGGCGGACGCCCTCAAGAACTGGGACGCCACCGAGGCGGCCCGGTCGGTGCTGTACGTGGACACCGACCCCGAGAAGGCGGACACCGCGGTGTTCTGCGAGGCGTACGAGGCGCCGCTGGAGCTCTCGGCGAACTGCGTGGTGGTCGCCGCCAAGCGCGGCGGCGAGGTCACCCTGGCGGCCTGCCTGGTACTGGCCACCACCCGCCTGGACGTGAACAACGCCGTCCGCAAGCACCTGGGCGCCCGCAAGGCCTCCTTCGCCCCGATGGACACCGCCGTCGAGGAGACCGGCATGGAGTACGGCGGCATCACGGCGATCGGCCTCCCGGCGGGCTGGCCGCTGCTGATCGACGAAGCGGTGGCCGCCGCCCCGCACGTGCTGATCGGCAGCGGGCGGCGCCGCGGCAAGCTGATCCTCCCGGGGTGGGCGCTGGCGCAGCTCCCCGGCGCCGAGGTGCTCCCGGGTCTGGCGGGCTGA
- a CDS encoding glyceraldehyde-3-phosphate dehydrogenase, whose product MTVNDDVFTDWMNREEIAESMIPIIGRLHRERDVTVLLHSRSLVNKSVVSILKTHRFARQIAGEELSVTETMPFLQALTTLDLGPSQIDIGMLAATYQADDRGLSVEEFTAEAVAGAIGANKIERSGPRDVVLYGFGRIGRLVARLLIEKAGNGNGLRLRAIVVRQGGDQDLVKRASLLRRDSIHGQFQGTITVDEANSTIVANGNEIKVIYANSPAEVDYTEYGIKDAILIDNTGKWRDREGLSNHLRPGIDKVVLTAPGKGDVPNIVHGVNQDMIKPDERILSCASCTTNAIVPPLKAMDDEYGVLRGHVETVHSFTNDQNLLDNYHKADRRGRSAPLNMVITETGAASAVAKALPELKAPITGSSIRVPVPDVSIAILSLRLGRETTREEVLEYLRDVSLHSPLKRQIDFTTAPDAVSMDFVGSRHASIVDAGATKVDGDNAILYLWYDNEFGYSCQVIRVVQHVSGVEYPTYPIPMA is encoded by the coding sequence GTGACTGTCAACGACGACGTGTTCACGGACTGGATGAACCGCGAGGAAATCGCGGAGTCGATGATCCCGATCATCGGGAGGCTGCACCGGGAGCGGGACGTCACCGTCCTGCTGCACAGCCGTTCCCTGGTGAACAAGTCGGTGGTCAGCATCCTCAAGACCCACCGGTTCGCCCGCCAGATCGCCGGCGAGGAGCTCTCGGTCACCGAGACGATGCCCTTCCTGCAGGCCCTCACCACCCTCGACCTCGGTCCCTCGCAGATCGACATCGGCATGCTCGCGGCCACCTACCAGGCCGACGACCGCGGCCTGTCGGTCGAGGAGTTCACCGCCGAGGCGGTCGCCGGTGCCATCGGCGCGAACAAGATCGAGCGCAGCGGCCCGCGCGACGTGGTCCTCTACGGCTTCGGCCGGATCGGCCGCCTCGTCGCCCGCCTGCTCATCGAGAAGGCCGGCAACGGCAACGGCTTGCGCCTGCGGGCCATCGTGGTCCGCCAGGGCGGCGACCAGGACCTCGTCAAGCGCGCCTCGCTGCTGCGCCGCGACTCCATCCACGGTCAGTTCCAGGGCACCATCACCGTTGACGAGGCGAACAGCACCATCGTCGCCAACGGCAACGAGATCAAGGTGATCTACGCGAACAGCCCGGCCGAGGTGGACTACACCGAGTACGGGATCAAGGACGCGATCCTGATCGACAACACCGGCAAGTGGCGCGACCGCGAGGGCCTCTCCAACCACCTGCGCCCCGGTATCGACAAGGTCGTCCTGACCGCCCCGGGCAAGGGCGACGTCCCGAACATCGTCCACGGTGTCAACCAGGACATGATCAAGCCGGACGAGCGCATCCTGTCCTGCGCCTCCTGCACCACCAACGCGATCGTCCCGCCGCTGAAGGCCATGGACGACGAGTACGGCGTGCTGCGCGGCCACGTGGAGACCGTCCACTCGTTCACCAACGACCAGAACCTGCTGGACAACTACCACAAGGCCGACCGTCGCGGCCGGTCCGCGCCGCTCAACATGGTCATCACCGAGACCGGTGCCGCCTCGGCCGTCGCCAAGGCGCTGCCCGAGCTGAAGGCGCCGATCACCGGCAGCTCGATCCGCGTTCCGGTGCCGGACGTCTCGATCGCGATCCTCAGCCTCCGCCTGGGCCGCGAGACCACCCGCGAGGAGGTCCTCGAGTACCTCCGCGACGTCTCGCTGCACTCGCCGCTGAAGCGCCAGATCGACTTCACCACCGCCCCCGACGCCGTGTCGATGGACTTCGTGGGCTCGCGCCACGCGTCGATCGTCGACGCCGGCGCCACCAAGGTCGACGGCGACAACGCGATCCTCTACCTGTGGTACGACAACGAGTTCGGCTACTCGTGCCAGGTGATCCGGGTCGTCCAGCACGTCTCCGGCGTGGAGTACCCGACCTACCCGATCCCGATGGCCTGA
- a CDS encoding NUDIX hydrolase: MASAGLSGAGGLTELLTGYEPRGAVETADLERVRRVVGTPDPWDRGTPLHFTASALIVHPASRRVLLRWHVRLQAWLQVGGHGDPGETLPLEIALREGREESGLTDLAPWPDAALVHLTVVSVPASPVEPAHEHADLRFLLATDSPELARPENPASPLEWLTVAEARERTTEENLRETLDRAGRLLEGTGR, from the coding sequence ATGGCGAGCGCTGGCCTGTCGGGGGCAGGCGGCCTGACCGAGCTGCTGACCGGGTACGAGCCGCGGGGCGCGGTGGAGACCGCGGACCTGGAGCGGGTCCGCCGGGTGGTCGGCACACCGGACCCGTGGGACCGGGGGACACCCCTGCACTTCACCGCCTCCGCCCTGATCGTGCACCCCGCGTCGCGGCGGGTGCTGCTCCGCTGGCACGTCCGCCTGCAGGCCTGGCTCCAGGTCGGCGGGCACGGCGACCCCGGCGAGACGCTGCCCCTGGAGATCGCGCTGCGCGAGGGCCGGGAGGAGTCCGGGCTGACCGACCTCGCCCCCTGGCCGGACGCCGCCCTCGTCCACCTCACCGTCGTGTCCGTCCCGGCGTCCCCGGTCGAGCCCGCCCACGAGCACGCGGACCTGCGCTTCCTGCTCGCCACCGACAGCCCCGAGCTGGCCCGGCCGGAGAACCCGGCCTCGCCGCTGGAGTGGCTCACGGTGGCCGAGGCCCGGGAGCGCACCACCGAGGAGAACCTCCGCGAGACCCTCGACCGCGCGGGCCGGCTGCTGGAAGGGACCGGGCGATGA
- a CDS encoding HAD family hydrolase: protein MSGYRDQVLVFDADDTLWENNVLFERVIDGFLDWVSTPEDRIRVRALLDGIEAENAALLGYGAEVFRRSLGDCLGRLHGRTPAAAELERIEDLLLPLTDRGVELIEGVAETLAVLAGRHRLLMLTKGDPVEQQRKVDASRIAHHFGSVHIVPEKDVDTYRRLTADLGLAVDRTWMIGNSPKSDILPAGRAGLRTVFIPHEHTWVLEHEEFGADGADGADGATLQLRGFGELLEHF, encoded by the coding sequence ATGAGCGGGTACCGGGACCAGGTGCTGGTCTTCGACGCGGACGACACCCTCTGGGAGAACAACGTCCTCTTCGAACGCGTCATCGACGGCTTCCTCGACTGGGTCTCCACCCCCGAGGACCGGATCCGGGTCCGGGCCCTGCTGGACGGCATCGAGGCCGAGAACGCGGCCCTCCTCGGGTACGGCGCCGAGGTGTTCCGGCGCAGCCTCGGCGACTGCCTCGGGCGGCTGCACGGCCGCACCCCGGCGGCGGCCGAGCTGGAGCGGATCGAGGACCTGCTGCTCCCGCTCACCGACCGCGGCGTCGAGCTGATCGAGGGCGTGGCCGAGACCCTCGCGGTGCTCGCCGGACGGCACCGGCTGCTGATGCTCACCAAGGGGGACCCGGTCGAGCAGCAGCGGAAGGTGGACGCCTCGCGGATCGCCCACCACTTCGGGAGCGTCCACATCGTGCCGGAGAAGGACGTGGACACCTACCGGCGGCTGACGGCCGACCTGGGCCTGGCGGTGGACCGGACCTGGATGATCGGGAACTCGCCGAAGTCCGACATCCTGCCCGCGGGCCGGGCCGGGCTGCGGACGGTGTTCATCCCGCACGAGCACACCTGGGTGCTGGAGCACGAGGAGTTCGGGGCGGACGGGGCGGACGGGGCGGACGGGGCGACGCTTCAACTGCGGGGGTTCGGGGAGCTGTTGGAGCACTTCTGA
- a CDS encoding MFS transporter, producing the protein MSPTAATAPTDPTAPTPGAVRRALATLALAVLLPSLGTGIANVALPALAHSFGASFQAVQWVVIAYLLAVTALIVTAGRLGDLVGRRRLLLGGIALFTAASLLCGLASQLWMLIAARAAQGLGAAAMMALTMAFVGDTVPKERTGRAMGLLGTMSAVGTALGPSLGGLLVSGPGWRAVFLVTVPLGVLTLLLARRHLPPDRPRARTEVRFDHPGTVLLALTLGAYALAMTLGHGRPGVLNLALLLAAALGAGLFLRTENRTPAPLVRPAMFRDRALSASLVAGALVSTVMMSTLVVGPFHLSRALGLSAAATGLVMSAGPLVAALTGVPAGRAVDRLGPRRTTLAGLAAVTTGCLLLAVLPARYGVPGYLAPLLLTTCGYALFQTANNTAVMADLPADRRGVVSGLLNLSRNLGLVTGASLMGTVFALGTRTADLTTATPAALAHGTRTTFAVAAALVVAAGLVQLGARAGRLGGAAGAARPAAPPLDSTPAQKCSNSSPNPRS; encoded by the coding sequence ATGAGCCCGACCGCCGCCACGGCACCGACCGACCCGACCGCGCCCACGCCGGGAGCCGTCCGGCGGGCCCTCGCCACCCTGGCGCTGGCCGTCCTGCTGCCCTCGCTGGGGACCGGCATCGCCAACGTCGCCCTGCCCGCCCTGGCGCACTCCTTCGGCGCCTCCTTCCAGGCCGTCCAGTGGGTGGTGATCGCCTATCTGCTGGCCGTCACCGCGCTGATCGTCACGGCGGGCCGGCTGGGTGACCTGGTCGGCCGGCGACGGCTGCTGCTCGGCGGGATCGCCCTGTTCACCGCCGCCTCCCTGCTCTGCGGGCTGGCCTCCCAGCTGTGGATGCTGATCGCCGCGCGGGCCGCCCAGGGCCTCGGCGCCGCCGCCATGATGGCCCTCACCATGGCCTTCGTCGGGGACACCGTCCCCAAGGAGCGGACCGGCCGCGCCATGGGGCTGCTCGGCACCATGTCCGCCGTCGGCACCGCGCTAGGCCCCTCGCTCGGCGGCCTGCTGGTCTCCGGTCCCGGCTGGCGGGCGGTGTTCCTGGTCACCGTCCCTCTCGGCGTGCTGACCCTGCTGCTCGCCCGCCGCCACCTGCCGCCCGACCGCCCCCGGGCCCGGACGGAGGTCCGCTTCGATCACCCCGGCACGGTGCTCCTGGCGCTGACCCTGGGGGCGTACGCCCTGGCGATGACCCTCGGCCACGGCCGACCGGGCGTGCTCAACCTGGCGCTGCTGCTGGCCGCCGCCCTCGGGGCCGGGCTGTTCCTGCGGACCGAGAACCGGACGCCCGCACCGCTGGTCCGCCCGGCGATGTTCCGGGACCGGGCGCTGAGCGCGAGCCTGGTGGCGGGCGCCCTGGTGTCCACGGTGATGATGTCCACCCTGGTGGTCGGGCCGTTCCACCTCTCCCGGGCGCTGGGGCTGTCCGCGGCCGCCACCGGCCTGGTGATGTCCGCCGGCCCGCTGGTCGCCGCCCTCACCGGGGTACCGGCCGGACGGGCCGTGGACCGGCTCGGCCCGCGCCGCACCACCCTGGCCGGACTCGCCGCCGTCACCACCGGTTGCCTGCTGCTGGCCGTCCTCCCCGCCCGGTACGGCGTCCCCGGCTACCTCGCCCCGCTGCTCCTCACCACCTGCGGCTACGCCCTGTTCCAGACGGCCAACAACACCGCCGTCATGGCGGACCTCCCCGCGGACCGCCGCGGCGTGGTCTCCGGCCTGCTCAACCTCTCCCGCAACCTCGGCCTGGTCACCGGCGCCTCCCTCATGGGCACCGTCTTCGCCCTGGGCACCCGCACCGCCGACCTCACCACCGCCACCCCGGCGGCGCTCGCCCACGGCACCCGCACCACCTTCGCGGTCGCCGCCGCGCTGGTCGTCGCGGCGGGACTGGTGCAGCTGGGGGCACGGGCCGGAAGGCTCGGAGGTGCAGCCGGGGCGGCGCGGCCGGCCGCACCGCCCCTGGACTCCACACCTGCTCAGAAGTGCTCCAACAGCTCCCCGAACCCCCGCAGTTGA
- a CDS encoding bifunctional NAD(P)/FAD-dependent oxidoreductase/class I SAM-dependent methyltransferase has protein sequence MDRTPREIPQDSPDETPGRTMYDVVVVGGGAAGLSGALALARARRSVLVVDAGQPRNAPAGHVHNYLGRDGVSPAGLVAEGRAEVARYGGRTVTGRVTGAVVDGAAADDGGFLVDLDGGRTVRARRLLLATGLVDGLPELPGVAERFGRDVLHCPYCHGWEVRDRRIGVLATGPLAWHQAELWRQWSADVVVLRHGADAPDPEQAERLAALGIPVLDGPVAGLTTSGDPDDALTGVRLASGRAVGLDALAVATRLSARGEVAEALGLVPVDVEFAGQVVGSRIPADENGATAVPGVWVAGNAADVQAQVVTAAAAGLRAAAAINADLLAEDTRRAVAAHRKLLATVFERPAWEERYRSRPALWSGNPNPQLVAEAAALTPGRALDVGSGEGADALWLAGRGWRVTAVDIADTALERAAAHAAAAGPDLADRITWTRADLREEPPAEGGYDLVTAQYMHLPAEARRELYARLAAAVAPGGTLLIVGHHPLDLTTTVGRPRFLAEAMFTAEELATALDPAWRVLAAETRPRDAVDPEGRAVTVHDAVLVARRPLDLPAPAGAR, from the coding sequence ATGGACCGCACCCCCCGTGAGATCCCCCAGGACAGCCCCGACGAGACCCCCGGCCGGACCATGTACGACGTGGTCGTGGTCGGCGGCGGCGCCGCCGGGCTGAGCGGCGCGCTGGCGCTGGCCAGGGCCCGCCGGTCGGTGCTGGTGGTCGACGCCGGGCAGCCGCGCAACGCGCCCGCCGGCCACGTGCACAATTACCTCGGCCGGGACGGCGTCTCTCCCGCCGGTCTGGTGGCCGAGGGCCGCGCGGAGGTGGCCCGGTACGGCGGCCGGACCGTCACCGGCCGGGTGACCGGGGCCGTCGTGGACGGGGCCGCCGCGGACGACGGGGGCTTCCTGGTCGACCTGGACGGCGGGCGGACGGTCCGGGCCCGCCGGCTGCTGCTGGCCACCGGCCTGGTCGACGGGCTGCCCGAACTCCCGGGCGTGGCCGAGCGCTTCGGCCGGGACGTGCTGCACTGCCCGTACTGCCACGGCTGGGAGGTCCGCGACCGGAGGATCGGCGTGCTGGCCACCGGGCCGCTGGCGTGGCACCAGGCGGAGCTGTGGCGGCAGTGGAGCGCGGACGTGGTGGTCCTGCGGCACGGCGCCGACGCCCCGGACCCGGAGCAGGCCGAGCGGCTGGCCGCCCTCGGCATCCCGGTGCTGGACGGCCCGGTCGCCGGCCTCACCACCTCCGGGGATCCGGACGACGCGCTCACCGGCGTCCGGCTGGCCTCCGGCCGGGCGGTCGGACTGGACGCCCTGGCGGTCGCCACCCGGCTGTCCGCCCGCGGCGAGGTGGCCGAGGCGCTGGGCCTGGTGCCGGTGGACGTGGAGTTCGCCGGCCAGGTGGTCGGCAGCCGGATCCCGGCCGACGAGAACGGCGCCACCGCCGTCCCCGGCGTCTGGGTCGCGGGCAACGCGGCCGACGTCCAGGCCCAGGTGGTGACGGCCGCCGCGGCGGGGCTGCGGGCGGCCGCCGCGATCAACGCCGACCTGCTGGCCGAGGACACCCGCCGCGCCGTCGCCGCCCACCGCAAGCTGCTGGCCACCGTGTTCGAGCGCCCGGCGTGGGAGGAGCGGTACCGGTCCCGTCCGGCGCTGTGGAGCGGCAACCCCAACCCGCAGCTGGTCGCCGAGGCCGCCGCGCTCACCCCCGGCCGGGCCCTGGACGTGGGCAGCGGCGAAGGCGCCGACGCCCTGTGGCTGGCCGGCCGCGGCTGGCGGGTCACCGCCGTCGACATCGCCGACACCGCGCTGGAGCGGGCCGCCGCCCACGCCGCGGCCGCCGGCCCCGACCTCGCCGACCGGATCACCTGGACCCGCGCCGACCTGCGCGAGGAACCCCCCGCCGAGGGCGGCTACGACCTGGTGACGGCGCAGTACATGCACCTGCCCGCCGAGGCGCGCCGCGAGCTGTACGCACGGCTGGCCGCCGCGGTGGCGCCCGGGGGGACGCTGCTGATCGTCGGCCACCACCCGCTGGACCTGACGACCACCGTCGGCCGGCCGCGGTTCCTGGCGGAGGCGATGTTCACCGCCGAGGAGCTCGCCACCGCGCTCGACCCGGCCTGGCGGGTGCTGGCCGCCGAGACCCGGCCGCGCGACGCGGTGGACCCGGAGGGCCGCGCCGTCACCGTCCACGACGCCGTCCTGGTCGCCCGCCGCCCGCTGGACCTCCCCGCCCCGGCCGGTGCCCGATGA
- a CDS encoding helix-turn-helix domain-containing protein, translating into MAKEDAGGDGAAEDDASVLASVGPRLRALRTRRGTTLARLAEITGISVSTLSRLESGERRPTLELLLPLARAHQVPLDELVGAPPVGDPRVRLKPIRRHGAVILPLSQNPGGLQAFKMLIPPSRSEPDLRTHEGYEWLYVLVGRLRLVLAEHDVVLKAGEAAEFDTRVPHWFGSTGEAAVEVLSLFGAQGERMHVRARPNGG; encoded by the coding sequence ATGGCAAAAGAAGACGCAGGGGGAGACGGCGCGGCGGAGGACGACGCCTCGGTGCTGGCCTCGGTCGGCCCGCGGCTGCGGGCGCTGCGGACCCGGCGGGGCACCACGCTGGCCCGGCTCGCCGAGATCACCGGGATCTCGGTCAGCACCCTCTCCCGGCTCGAATCCGGCGAGCGCAGGCCGACGTTGGAACTGCTGCTGCCGCTCGCCCGGGCCCACCAGGTACCGCTGGACGAGCTGGTCGGGGCACCGCCGGTGGGGGATCCGCGGGTGCGGTTGAAGCCGATCCGGAGGCACGGGGCGGTGATCCTTCCGCTGAGTCAGAACCCGGGCGGGCTGCAGGCGTTCAAGATGCTGATCCCGCCCTCGCGCAGCGAGCCCGACCTGCGGACGCACGAGGGGTACGAGTGGCTGTACGTGCTCGTCGGGCGGCTGCGGCTGGTGCTGGCCGAGCACGACGTGGTGCTCAAGGCGGGCGAGGCGGCGGAGTTCGACACCCGGGTGCCGCACTGGTTCGGGAGCACGGGGGAGGCGGCGGTGGAGGTGCTGAGCCTGTTCGGGGCGCAGGGGGAGCGGATGCATGTGCGGGCGCGGCCGAACGGTGGGTGA